In one window of Meiothermus sp. DNA:
- a CDS encoding ferritin-like domain-containing protein: METQPQNLARRQFVKVLTVTGISTAIAHSLVGQALAQSQGVGDLDVLNLALTAEYLATDAYTRALTVNYPSEIRDYLAEALKHEEAHVKALTDTIRGPFNAMPVARPQFTYGDLQFNTANRLKVLETLVALETAFTGAYLGAIPLIQSKAVLSAAASIAMNEEAHLAVLRDSVLSLGGRVEGPQTPVGRAFAAAITPQQATQAVQSFIRK, encoded by the coding sequence ATGGAAACGCAACCCCAAAACCTGGCCCGTCGGCAGTTTGTAAAAGTCTTGACCGTTACCGGTATCTCTACGGCTATAGCCCACAGCCTGGTGGGCCAGGCCCTGGCACAGTCGCAGGGCGTTGGCGATCTGGACGTGCTTAACCTGGCCCTTACTGCTGAATACTTGGCCACCGACGCCTACACTCGAGCCCTCACGGTAAACTACCCCAGCGAGATTCGGGATTATCTGGCCGAGGCCCTTAAGCACGAGGAAGCCCACGTTAAGGCCCTCACCGACACCATCCGGGGTCCATTCAACGCCATGCCGGTGGCCCGCCCGCAGTTTACCTACGGGGATCTGCAGTTCAATACAGCCAACCGTCTCAAGGTGCTGGAGACTCTGGTGGCCCTGGAGACCGCCTTTACCGGGGCCTACCTGGGGGCTATCCCTCTAATTCAGAGCAAGGCGGTACTCTCGGCAGCGGCCAGTATTGCCATGAACGAGGAGGCTCACCTGGCTGTACTGCGCGACTCGGTGCTGAGCCTGGGTGGACGGGTGGAAGGCCCCCAGACCCCGGTAGGCCGGGCTTTCGCCGCTGCCATTACTCCCCAGCAGGCTACTCAGGCTGTGCAGAGCTTTATCCGCAAGTAA
- a CDS encoding CHRD domain-containing protein — MQRRKFLGGVGASLVALGLGSVASQSMSGAVRAVVLSGAEVVPNPTNTMALAVVRLELVGSTLSLQGAVANLAGAFRDYTRDPVDDPALNARLTSAVHLHRGPKGQNGPLLQALKVMSAADGRSATFMDRIDLSLDDLNRLYRGELYFDIHTAAFRAGELRGQIQIM, encoded by the coding sequence ATGCAGCGCCGTAAGTTTCTTGGGGGTGTGGGCGCCAGCTTGGTGGCGCTAGGCCTGGGTAGCGTAGCGTCCCAGAGCATGAGCGGCGCAGTGCGGGCAGTGGTGTTGAGCGGGGCCGAGGTAGTACCCAACCCGACTAACACCATGGCCCTGGCGGTGGTGCGCCTGGAGCTGGTGGGTTCTACCCTGAGCCTCCAGGGTGCGGTGGCCAACCTGGCCGGGGCATTCCGCGATTATACCCGCGACCCGGTGGATGATCCGGCCCTCAACGCCCGTCTGACCAGCGCTGTGCACCTGCACCGCGGCCCCAAAGGGCAGAACGGCCCCCTGTTGCAGGCCCTCAAGGTGATGAGCGCCGCGGATGGTCGAAGCGCTACCTTTATGGATCGCATCGATCTAAGCCTGGATGACCTGAACCGTTTGTACCGCGGGGAACTCTACTTTGACATCCACACTGCGGCCTTCCGGGCAGGAGAGTTACGGGGACAGATTCAGATTATGTAG
- a CDS encoding ferritin-like domain-containing protein produces MNRRDMLKQTGLMGTGLVLGGVMGACATTPGMSQGPNQDVAILNFALNLEYLEAAFYLAAVGRINDIQSIGGNAQIKLPAGFSGTSPVPGMSADILEYAQEIAEDELAHVKFLRQALGSAAVDRPVIDLDQAFKNAGSAASGGAITNFDPFANELFFIHGAFIFEDVGVTAYKGAAKLITDKNNVLDPAAGILAVEAYHAGLIRLLLHDRKDMMVTSSLTVAQVAQAISDLRGSVGGGKDEGITRMGKANLVAADSNAVAYGRTPSEVLKIVYLTGNAGVSMGGFFPMGLNGSLKTT; encoded by the coding sequence ATGAACCGCAGGGACATGCTTAAGCAAACAGGACTGATGGGTACCGGCCTGGTGCTTGGGGGTGTGATGGGGGCTTGCGCCACCACCCCCGGCATGAGCCAGGGCCCCAACCAGGATGTGGCTATTCTCAACTTCGCCCTCAACCTGGAGTACCTCGAGGCGGCTTTTTATCTGGCCGCGGTAGGCCGGATCAACGATATTCAGAGCATTGGGGGCAATGCCCAGATCAAACTGCCCGCGGGCTTTAGTGGTACCAGCCCAGTTCCGGGTATGAGTGCGGACATACTCGAGTACGCCCAGGAGATTGCCGAAGACGAACTGGCCCACGTCAAATTCCTCCGCCAAGCCCTGGGGTCGGCCGCGGTAGACCGCCCCGTTATTGACCTCGATCAGGCCTTTAAGAATGCTGGAAGTGCTGCCAGTGGTGGGGCCATCACCAACTTTGATCCCTTTGCCAACGAACTCTTCTTCATTCACGGGGCCTTCATCTTCGAGGATGTGGGGGTGACCGCCTACAAAGGTGCGGCCAAGCTAATCACTGATAAAAACAATGTGCTAGACCCTGCCGCCGGCATTCTGGCGGTGGAGGCCTATCACGCTGGGCTCATCCGACTGCTCCTGCACGATCGCAAGGATATGATGGTCACCTCGAGCCTCACCGTAGCGCAGGTGGCACAGGCCATCAGCGACCTACGCGGCAGTGTGGGCGGAGGCAAGGACGAAGGCATCACCAGGATGGGCAAGGCCAACCTGGTTGCTGCTGATTCCAACGCCGTAGCCTATGGGCGCACCCCTAGCGAGGTACTGAAAATCGTCTATCTCACCGGCAACGCGGGCGTGAGCATGGGCGGCTTCTTCCCCATGGGCCTTAATGGCAGTCTCAAAACTACCTGA
- the purF gene encoding amidophosphoribosyltransferase, producing the protein MLGLWSPEPLPVADLLQLGLFALQHRGQEAAGICVSNGKDLVIEKDLGLVTQVFDEARMQRLRIPAANLGIGHTRYSTTGSNLRFNAQPLNVRSSKGILAIAHNGNFVNALQIRQALLEHGAVFQTTNDTEVMINLIARYAKLDLVEATARAMRELTGGFSVVLMDRHTVLALRDGNGVRPLVIGRLSNGGWVFASEPPALALMGAEFVRDVRPGELVWVDEAGGLSSWQVLEPCPTPCAFEWIYFARADTTLDGIATHPARIRMGEVLAREAPVEADLVVPVPDSGIGAAIGYSRASGLPFDFGLHKNPYAGRTFIQPTQEMRDLKVRLKLAATPVVAGKRVVLVDDSIVRGTTSGRIVQLLREAGATEVHVRISSPPIKFPCYYGIDTAARKELVASTHTLEQIRALIGADSLAFLSEAGVREAIGGPVCLACFNGQYPAGQPEEEVRKEALETEGASVR; encoded by the coding sequence GTGCTGGGCTTGTGGTCGCCCGAGCCCCTGCCGGTGGCCGACCTGCTGCAACTGGGGCTTTTTGCCCTGCAACACCGGGGCCAGGAAGCCGCCGGGATTTGCGTTTCCAACGGTAAAGACCTGGTGATCGAAAAAGACCTGGGCCTGGTCACGCAGGTCTTCGACGAGGCCCGCATGCAGCGCCTGCGCATTCCTGCGGCCAACCTGGGCATTGGGCACACCCGCTACTCCACCACCGGCTCCAACCTGCGCTTCAACGCCCAACCCCTCAACGTGCGCAGCTCCAAGGGCATTCTGGCCATCGCCCACAATGGCAATTTTGTGAACGCCCTGCAGATTCGCCAGGCGCTTTTGGAGCACGGTGCAGTCTTCCAGACCACCAACGACACCGAGGTGATGATTAACCTGATTGCCCGCTACGCCAAGCTCGACCTGGTCGAAGCCACCGCCCGGGCCATGCGCGAGCTGACCGGCGGTTTTAGCGTGGTGCTGATGGATCGGCACACCGTGCTGGCCCTGCGGGACGGCAACGGGGTGCGACCTCTGGTGATTGGGCGCCTTTCGAACGGAGGCTGGGTTTTTGCCTCCGAGCCCCCGGCCCTGGCCCTAATGGGTGCCGAGTTCGTACGCGATGTGCGGCCTGGTGAGCTGGTCTGGGTGGACGAGGCGGGGGGGCTTTCCTCCTGGCAGGTGCTCGAGCCCTGCCCCACCCCCTGTGCCTTCGAGTGGATCTACTTCGCCCGGGCCGACACCACCTTAGACGGCATCGCCACCCACCCGGCACGCATCCGCATGGGCGAGGTACTGGCACGCGAAGCTCCGGTCGAGGCCGACCTTGTAGTACCGGTGCCCGACTCCGGCATTGGGGCGGCCATCGGCTACAGCCGGGCTTCCGGTCTGCCCTTCGACTTTGGCCTGCACAAGAACCCCTATGCGGGCCGTACCTTTATCCAGCCCACCCAGGAAATGCGCGACCTGAAGGTACGACTCAAGCTGGCCGCCACCCCGGTGGTGGCGGGCAAGCGCGTGGTGCTGGTAGACGACTCCATTGTGCGGGGCACCACCTCGGGGCGCATCGTGCAATTGCTGCGCGAGGCCGGGGCCACCGAGGTGCATGTGCGCATCTCCTCGCCCCCCATCAAGTTTCCCTGCTACTACGGCATCGACACCGCTGCCCGCAAGGAGCTGGTGGCCTCGACCCATACCCTCGAGCAAATCCGGGCCCTGATCGGGGCCGACTCGCTGGCCTTCCTTAGCGAAGCAGGCGTACGCGAGGCCATTGGCGGGCCGGTCTGCCTGGCCTGCTTCAACGGACAGTACCCGGCAGGGCAGCCCGAGGAAGAGGTGCGGAAAGAGGCCCTCGAGACCGAAGGTGCGAGCGTGCGGTAG
- the purL gene encoding phosphoribosylformylglycinamidine synthase subunit PurL, whose protein sequence is MEETLPPLLQETGIPLHEYQEIVRLLGREPGRLELYLFKVMWSEHCSYKNSRPLLKLLPKEGPAVLQGPGENAGVVEIGEGWAVAFKIESHNHPSAVEPVQGAATGVGGIIRDIVAMGARPIALLNSLRFGKLEGPKGDRTRYLVRGVVEGIAHYGNAIGVSTVGGEVYFHPDYQENPLVNAMCVGLLRADELKKSRASLSRPVYYVGSKTGRDGIGGAAFASEELSEENESKRPSVQVGDPFMGKLTLEVTLEAIRRDLVEGVQDMGAAGLTSSLSELAHKSGLGLELNLDLVPQREVGMNPLELMLSESQERMVLVPRPGKEKELEALAAHYGLDAVPVAHTIAPPVFRVLHQGQVVAEVPTFALADCPTYTREGQEDPGLARLRQADLSALPMPSDLQGILLRLLASPNLCSRAPIFERYDHQVGTNTVLVPGKGDAAILRIKGTRRGLAVKVDANPRYSKLSPRLGAMHALAEAARNVSVVGGKPLAYTDGLNCGNPETPQGYFELSETIAGLAEASAALGLPVVSGNVSLYNEGPNYRIPPTPMVGVVGLLEEVERRAELGLRKAGEFVVLIGSPEGHLGASEYLWVMHGQEAGSPPPLDLTMEAQAQAAIRNLIERGWVHTAHDVAEGGLAVALAEMCLPYGLGATLELRSQARPDALLYGEAPGRILFSVDQAHLQQAVKVLEAYGLPHSVLGQVGGDHLTLLLPKEQITWPVEALRRAWEQPLREVLP, encoded by the coding sequence ATGGAAGAAACCTTGCCCCCCCTTCTTCAGGAAACCGGCATCCCCCTGCACGAGTACCAGGAGATTGTGCGGCTTCTGGGCCGTGAACCAGGCCGCCTCGAGCTCTACTTGTTCAAGGTGATGTGGAGCGAGCACTGCTCCTACAAAAACTCCCGCCCCTTGCTCAAGTTGTTGCCCAAGGAAGGGCCTGCGGTGCTTCAGGGCCCCGGTGAGAACGCGGGGGTGGTGGAGATTGGCGAGGGTTGGGCAGTGGCTTTCAAAATCGAGAGCCACAACCACCCTTCGGCGGTCGAACCGGTGCAGGGAGCGGCCACCGGGGTGGGGGGTATTATCCGTGACATCGTGGCCATGGGGGCCCGGCCCATTGCACTTCTGAACTCGCTGCGCTTTGGCAAGCTGGAAGGCCCCAAAGGCGACCGCACCCGCTACCTGGTGCGGGGGGTGGTGGAGGGCATCGCCCACTACGGCAACGCCATTGGCGTGTCCACGGTGGGAGGCGAGGTTTACTTCCACCCCGACTACCAGGAGAACCCCCTGGTGAACGCCATGTGCGTGGGGCTGCTGCGGGCCGATGAACTCAAGAAAAGCCGGGCCTCGCTTTCGCGTCCGGTCTACTACGTGGGCTCCAAAACCGGACGCGACGGGATTGGGGGGGCGGCTTTTGCCTCGGAAGAGCTCTCGGAAGAAAACGAGTCCAAGCGGCCCAGCGTGCAGGTGGGCGACCCCTTCATGGGCAAGCTGACCCTGGAAGTAACGCTGGAGGCCATTCGGCGGGATCTGGTAGAAGGGGTGCAGGACATGGGGGCCGCCGGCCTCACCTCTTCCCTCTCGGAGCTGGCCCACAAGTCGGGGCTGGGCCTCGAGCTTAACCTCGACCTGGTGCCCCAGCGCGAGGTGGGCATGAATCCCCTCGAGCTGATGCTCTCGGAGTCGCAGGAGCGCATGGTGCTGGTGCCGCGTCCGGGCAAGGAAAAAGAGCTGGAAGCCCTGGCCGCCCACTACGGTCTGGATGCGGTCCCGGTAGCCCACACGATTGCCCCGCCGGTCTTTCGGGTGCTCCACCAGGGCCAGGTGGTGGCCGAGGTGCCCACCTTTGCCCTGGCCGACTGCCCCACCTACACCCGCGAGGGCCAGGAGGACCCCGGCCTGGCCCGGCTCAGGCAGGCCGACCTGAGCGCCTTGCCGATGCCTTCCGACCTGCAGGGGATACTTCTTCGGCTTCTGGCCTCGCCCAACCTGTGCAGCCGGGCCCCCATCTTTGAGCGCTACGACCACCAGGTAGGCACCAATACCGTGCTGGTGCCCGGAAAGGGCGACGCAGCGATCCTGCGCATTAAGGGCACCCGGCGGGGTCTGGCGGTCAAGGTGGACGCCAACCCCCGCTACAGCAAGCTCTCGCCCCGCCTGGGGGCCATGCACGCCCTGGCCGAAGCAGCCCGTAACGTGAGCGTGGTGGGCGGTAAACCGCTCGCCTATACCGATGGCCTCAACTGCGGCAACCCGGAGACGCCCCAGGGCTACTTTGAACTCTCCGAGACCATCGCGGGCCTAGCGGAAGCCTCGGCAGCGCTGGGTCTGCCGGTGGTCTCGGGCAATGTTTCGCTCTACAACGAAGGCCCCAACTACCGGATTCCGCCCACCCCCATGGTGGGGGTGGTAGGGCTTTTGGAGGAGGTGGAGCGCCGGGCCGAACTGGGCCTACGAAAAGCGGGCGAGTTTGTGGTGCTGATCGGCAGCCCGGAAGGACACCTGGGTGCTTCCGAGTACCTCTGGGTGATGCACGGCCAGGAAGCCGGAAGCCCGCCGCCCCTCGACCTGACCATGGAGGCCCAGGCCCAGGCCGCCATCCGCAACCTGATCGAGCGGGGCTGGGTACATACCGCCCACGACGTAGCCGAAGGGGGGCTGGCGGTGGCGCTGGCCGAGATGTGCTTGCCCTACGGCCTGGGGGCCACCCTCGAGCTGCGTAGCCAGGCCCGGCCCGATGCCTTGCTCTACGGCGAGGCACCCGGCCGTATCCTCTTCAGCGTTGACCAGGCCCACCTGCAACAGGCGGTAAAAGTGCTCGAGGCCTACGGTCTTCCGCACAGCGTTCTGGGCCAGGTGGGTGGCGATCACCTCACCCTCCTGCTGCCCAAAGAGCAGATTACCTGGCCCGTGGAGGCCCTGCGCCGGGCCTGGGAGCAGCCGCTCAGGGAGGTGCTACCGTGA
- a CDS encoding HAD family hydrolase, giving the protein MTIKAITFDFWGTLFTEGPEYAGHIKNLRNEILLDAASEAGIPAEPDAVMAAWRQAALDFDAAWMAEQVMTPFDRVARIFGYLGLPYDEGHIALTTQRIVEAALEGTLVPLPGALEALPQLAQRYRLGIVSDTGVSTGRILREQLKRYKLHDLFSGFSFSDETGVVKPRPQAFLTALDEMGVKPQEALHIGDIPRTDIGGAFQTDYPYAVLYTGHAHRNGQPEPTARVGNHLELIPLLKEVIGHPPRVM; this is encoded by the coding sequence ATGACCATCAAAGCAATTACCTTCGACTTCTGGGGCACCCTCTTTACCGAAGGGCCGGAATATGCCGGACACATCAAGAACCTGCGCAACGAAATCCTGCTGGATGCGGCCTCCGAAGCGGGTATTCCCGCCGAACCGGATGCCGTGATGGCCGCATGGCGGCAGGCCGCCCTCGACTTCGACGCCGCCTGGATGGCCGAGCAGGTCATGACCCCCTTCGACCGGGTGGCCCGTATTTTTGGCTACTTGGGTCTGCCCTACGACGAAGGCCACATCGCCCTGACCACCCAGCGCATTGTGGAGGCGGCCCTAGAGGGCACCCTCGTTCCTTTACCGGGGGCGCTGGAAGCTTTGCCGCAGCTGGCCCAGCGCTACAGGCTGGGCATCGTCTCTGATACCGGCGTCTCGACCGGGCGTATCCTGCGCGAGCAGCTCAAGCGGTACAAGCTCCACGACCTTTTTAGTGGTTTTTCCTTCTCCGACGAGACCGGGGTGGTCAAGCCCAGACCCCAGGCTTTCCTCACGGCCCTCGACGAAATGGGGGTCAAACCGCAAGAAGCTCTGCACATCGGCGATATTCCCCGAACCGACATTGGGGGTGCCTTCCAGACCGACTATCCCTACGCGGTTTTGTACACCGGACATGCCCACCGCAACGGGCAGCCCGAGCCCACCGCCCGCGTGGGCAACCACTTAGAGCTTATTCCCCTCCTTAAGGAAGTCATCGGGCATCCACCGAGGGTTATGTAA
- the purQ gene encoding phosphoribosylformylglycinamidine synthase subunit PurQ, with protein sequence MKVAVIQFPGSNCDQDAVWALRLVGLQAGLVWHAEKSLEGFQAAILPGGFSYGDYLRAGALAKFSPVMQEVRRLAEQGYPVVGICNGFQVLTEAGLLPGALLANTNLHFTCKDVYLRVERTDLPFTASYQPGQVLKIPIAHGEGRYYADAQTLERLEQNRQVVFRYVPSPSSPAEEGDGFNPNGSLNNIAGIVNEQGNVLGMMPHPERAVENLLGSADGLPFFTSLKQALEVVA encoded by the coding sequence ATGAAGGTAGCGGTCATTCAGTTTCCCGGCTCCAACTGCGACCAGGATGCGGTCTGGGCGCTTCGGTTGGTGGGGCTTCAAGCCGGGCTGGTCTGGCACGCCGAAAAGAGCCTCGAGGGCTTCCAGGCCGCCATTCTGCCGGGCGGCTTCTCGTATGGCGACTACCTGCGGGCCGGGGCTTTGGCCAAGTTCTCGCCGGTGATGCAGGAGGTGCGTCGGCTGGCCGAGCAAGGATACCCAGTGGTGGGTATCTGCAATGGCTTCCAGGTGCTCACCGAGGCCGGGCTGCTGCCGGGGGCGCTTTTGGCCAACACCAACCTGCACTTTACCTGCAAGGATGTGTACCTGCGTGTCGAGCGCACCGACCTGCCTTTTACCGCAAGCTACCAGCCAGGGCAGGTGCTCAAGATTCCCATTGCCCACGGCGAGGGGCGCTACTACGCCGACGCCCAGACGCTGGAACGGCTCGAGCAAAACCGGCAGGTGGTGTTCCGGTACGTTCCATCCCCTTCGTCCCCTGCGGAAGAGGGGGATGGTTTCAATCCCAATGGCTCGTTGAATAACATCGCGGGCATCGTCAACGAACAGGGCAACGTGCTAGGGATGATGCCCCACCCCGAGCGAGCCGTGGAAAACCTTTTGGGATCTGCCGACGGCCTGCCCTTCTTTACCAGCCTGAAGCAGGCCCTCGAGGTTGTGGCGTAG
- the purS gene encoding phosphoribosylformylglycinamidine synthase subunit PurS — protein MKYHVTLLIELKDGILDPQGRAVESILQGLQFKAQNVRVGRVLEMEVEAGSEAEAFAMAHNIGKALANPVMEVFMVEAVKELA, from the coding sequence ATGAAATACCATGTAACCCTTTTGATCGAGCTGAAAGACGGCATCCTGGACCCCCAGGGACGGGCTGTAGAGAGCATTTTGCAGGGGCTCCAATTCAAGGCCCAGAACGTGCGGGTGGGGCGGGTGCTGGAGATGGAAGTGGAGGCTGGCAGCGAGGCGGAAGCCTTTGCCATGGCCCACAACATCGGCAAAGCCCTAGCCAATCCAGTGATGGAAGTGTTTATGGTCGAAGCGGTCAAGGAACTGGCATGA
- the purC gene encoding phosphoribosylaminoimidazolesuccinocarboxamide synthase: MEKLYEGKAKVIYPGPEAGVVRVYFKDDATAFNGQKRAQIAGKGVVNNQVSAALFRYLEAHGIPTHFIRQLSEREMLVKQVQIVPLEVIVRNRTAGSFSRRYGVEEGRVLPYPLVEFSYKNDALGDPLIYDDAALALGLVNGSELARIKELALKVNALLKEYFAQRNLELVDFKLEFGRLLHSAAPTDERGAIVLADEISPDTMRLWEVGTGEKMDKDRFRRDLGGVEEAYQEVLRRVQAAPSA, translated from the coding sequence ATGGAGAAACTATACGAGGGGAAAGCTAAGGTTATCTATCCGGGCCCCGAGGCGGGGGTGGTGCGGGTCTACTTCAAGGACGACGCCACCGCCTTTAACGGGCAGAAGCGGGCCCAGATTGCTGGCAAGGGGGTGGTCAACAACCAGGTTTCGGCAGCTTTGTTCCGCTACCTGGAAGCGCACGGCATCCCCACCCACTTCATCCGCCAGCTTTCCGAGCGGGAGATGCTGGTGAAGCAGGTGCAGATTGTGCCACTGGAGGTGATTGTGCGCAACCGCACCGCCGGAAGCTTTTCCCGGCGCTACGGGGTGGAGGAAGGCCGGGTCTTGCCCTATCCGCTGGTGGAGTTTTCCTACAAAAACGATGCCCTGGGTGACCCGCTGATCTACGACGACGCCGCGCTGGCCCTGGGCCTGGTGAACGGCAGCGAGCTGGCGCGCATCAAGGAGCTGGCCCTGAAAGTGAATGCCTTGCTAAAAGAGTATTTTGCCCAGCGCAACCTCGAGCTAGTTGACTTCAAGCTGGAGTTTGGCCGGCTCCTGCACTCTGCGGCCCCTACCGACGAGCGCGGGGCTATTGTGCTGGCCGATGAAATCTCGCCCGATACCATGCGCCTGTGGGAGGTGGGCACTGGCGAAAAAATGGACAAAGACCGCTTCCGTCGCGATCTGGGCGGGGTGGAGGAAGCCTACCAAGAGGTGCTGCGGCGGGTACAGGCAGCGCCTTCGGCCTAA
- the purB gene encoding adenylosuccinate lyase has protein sequence MIERYQTPEMQALWSEARKYQTWAEVEILTLEAWEGLGQVPPKTAERLRDALRQKPIDAAFARRVDEIEAETRHDIVAFTRALTEWTGDAEVARWLHLGLTSTDVVDTAQNVLLSEALGLVEQELAQVQEALKSLAIRYKHLPAVGRTHGVHAEPTSFGLRFLAFYAALLRDGERLQKAREGIRVAMISGSVGNYAHVEPAVEAWVAQKLGFQIEPVSTQVVPRDRHAELMGALAILGANIERIAVELRHLQRTEVLEAQEPFSYKQTGSSSMPHKKNPVALENISGLARLLRSNLQAELENVALWHERDISHSSVERVILPDSTTLAHYMLRRLKRVLQGLVVYEARIAHNLHLTRGLVYSQRVLGFLIESGLDRTTAYELVQRNALESWEKGQDFRELLEADPACPLKGEALAQAFNPSYFLRHVDTIYARFGL, from the coding sequence ATGATTGAGCGTTACCAAACCCCCGAGATGCAAGCCCTGTGGAGCGAGGCCCGTAAGTACCAGACTTGGGCCGAGGTGGAAATTCTGACCCTGGAAGCCTGGGAAGGGCTGGGGCAGGTGCCGCCCAAGACCGCCGAGCGCTTGCGCGACGCGCTACGCCAGAAACCGATTGATGCGGCTTTTGCCCGGCGCGTGGATGAAATTGAAGCCGAGACCCGGCACGATATTGTGGCCTTTACCCGCGCCCTGACCGAATGGACCGGCGACGCTGAAGTGGCCCGCTGGCTGCACCTGGGCCTGACCAGCACCGATGTGGTGGACACCGCCCAAAATGTCTTGCTCTCGGAGGCCCTGGGCCTGGTCGAGCAGGAACTGGCTCAGGTGCAGGAGGCCCTGAAGAGTTTGGCCATCCGGTACAAGCACCTGCCTGCGGTCGGGCGCACCCACGGCGTGCATGCCGAGCCCACCAGCTTTGGGTTGCGCTTTTTGGCGTTTTATGCGGCTTTGCTGCGGGATGGTGAACGTCTGCAAAAAGCCCGCGAAGGCATCCGGGTGGCCATGATTTCCGGTTCGGTGGGGAACTATGCCCATGTGGAGCCTGCCGTGGAGGCATGGGTGGCCCAGAAGCTGGGTTTTCAGATCGAGCCGGTTTCCACCCAGGTAGTGCCGCGGGACCGCCATGCCGAACTGATGGGGGCCCTGGCCATTCTGGGAGCCAATATAGAGCGCATCGCGGTGGAGTTACGCCATTTACAGCGCACCGAGGTGCTGGAAGCACAGGAGCCCTTTAGCTACAAGCAGACCGGCTCCTCCTCCATGCCGCACAAGAAAAACCCGGTGGCGCTGGAAAATATCTCGGGGTTGGCGCGGCTCCTGCGCAGCAACCTGCAGGCTGAACTCGAGAACGTGGCTCTCTGGCATGAGCGCGACATCTCGCACAGCTCGGTGGAGCGGGTGATTCTGCCCGACTCCACCACCCTGGCCCACTACATGCTGCGCCGTCTCAAGCGGGTTTTGCAGGGGTTGGTGGTCTACGAGGCGCGCATTGCCCATAACCTGCACCTGACCCGAGGGCTGGTGTACTCCCAGCGGGTACTGGGGTTTTTGATCGAGTCCGGCCTGGATCGAACCACCGCCTACGAGTTAGTTCAGCGCAACGCCCTGGAAAGCTGGGAAAAAGGGCAGGATTTTCGGGAACTGCTCGAGGCCGACCCAGCCTGTCCACTCAAGGGAGAGGCGCTGGCCCAGGCCTTCAACCCCAGCTATTTTTTGCGGCATGTGGATACCATCTACGCCCGTTTTGGGCTGTAG
- a CDS encoding HAD family hydrolase → MIRAVLFDVGDTLILGHPRYWLLPILQAKGIAQQADLKRLPQAMQDAYTHYSDHHMSATDEAAALSFWRAFHREVMNGIGLGAYADEVADYLKENWQSPHVWPLTPGAKEVLVALRNKGFKLGVVSNWDWTLPGVLQATGLADFFDYIGVSALEGVAKPDPRFFQIVLSKLEIQPHQAIHIGDSEDDVKGALAAGVRPVLFDPYKQNPNAIGDLAWVVEYATGREDRP, encoded by the coding sequence ATGATTCGTGCAGTGTTGTTCGATGTCGGTGACACACTCATCCTGGGGCACCCCAGGTACTGGCTTTTGCCCATTTTGCAAGCTAAGGGCATTGCTCAGCAGGCCGACCTGAAGCGGCTCCCCCAGGCCATGCAGGATGCCTATACTCACTATTCAGACCATCACATGAGCGCTACCGACGAGGCTGCGGCCCTCTCATTTTGGCGGGCCTTTCACCGGGAAGTTATGAACGGCATCGGACTGGGGGCTTATGCCGATGAGGTAGCCGATTATCTGAAGGAAAACTGGCAAAGCCCGCATGTGTGGCCCCTTACACCTGGAGCCAAAGAGGTGCTGGTAGCCTTGCGTAACAAGGGGTTCAAGCTGGGGGTGGTATCCAACTGGGACTGGACACTGCCGGGGGTTTTGCAGGCCACAGGGCTGGCAGATTTTTTTGACTATATCGGGGTTTCGGCCCTGGAAGGCGTAGCCAAGCCCGATCCGCGCTTTTTCCAGATTGTGCTGAGTAAGCTAGAGATTCAACCCCATCAGGCCATCCATATCGGCGACTCGGAGGACGACGTCAAAGGTGCCCTGGCCGCCGGGGTTCGACCGGTGCTGTTTGACCCCTACAAGCAAAACCCCAATGCAATTGGCGACCTGGCCTGGGTGGTGGAGTATGCCACTGGCCGCGAAGACAGGCCGTAA
- a CDS encoding carboxymuconolactone decarboxylase family protein — translation MSVRKAIWGDNFEAIEQTLTEVDPDLYTYIRDFAYEEVLARPGLDLKTRELLAITSLIALGAPKEIATHLEGALRNGATEQEVRETIIQSALFVGFPNALGAMKTFHALLRKRHAAGE, via the coding sequence ATGAGCGTTCGCAAAGCCATCTGGGGCGACAACTTTGAGGCCATCGAGCAGACCCTTACCGAGGTAGACCCCGATTTATATACCTATATCCGCGATTTCGCTTATGAAGAGGTGCTGGCCCGCCCCGGCCTGGACTTGAAGACCCGCGAACTGCTGGCCATTACCAGCCTGATTGCCCTGGGGGCTCCCAAGGAAATCGCCACCCACCTGGAAGGAGCCCTGCGTAACGGCGCCACCGAGCAGGAAGTGCGCGAGACCATCATCCAGTCGGCGCTGTTTGTGGGCTTTCCCAATGCCCTGGGGGCCATGAAAACCTTTCATGCCTTGTTGCGCAAGCGCCATGCTGCGGGGGAGTAA